The Lolium perenne isolate Kyuss_39 chromosome 6, Kyuss_2.0, whole genome shotgun sequence genome segment TGCCAAAATTTTGGTCATGCCACACCAAACACACCCTATGTCTTTGCCACTACGGTTACAATTTTGTGGCACCTTTGCAGACCAAACTCCATCGCCTCTCTCCTGCACAGGGATGCCGTTGCGCCGCCTCCCGGCCTGCCGCCGGCGATCGCTCCCCCTCCCCTGTTGCTGCGCCGCCACTTCTCGTAGCTCTACCTCCTTTCCTGCCTAATCCGCGCCATCCCGCCCACCGCCGGCCGCCCCCTGGTGTTCTGCCGCCGCATCTTGCACTTTTCCCCACCCTAAACCCTCGCCTCCACCGGCCAATTTCCATATCCTTTGGTCTCTCTCTCTCGGATCCGACATCGTCTCCCTCCTGGCTCTGGCCTTCACCTAGCTGCTGGAGTGGATCGGAGGGGATCCATCGCTTCTCTTCTCCTCTAGGTAAGGAAGGAACCCTCCGTCCTCATTCTTTCCTTTCCATGGCAGTAAGCGAGCTGTACTCCTTGAATTGGATACATCATATATGGTCTGCTGCCCGTTCCGATCACCGCACACTAGGTGCTTATCGGAATGCCCCGACGAACTCGGCCCTCCTTTTTTTTCAGTTTATGCAGTCTCATTTTGAATGAATTCTGTTTGTGCAGGTACTCGCCTCCACCGAGCATGTCGCCGCCACTGCCGGACGAGCTTCTCGAGGAGGTCTTCCTTCGCCTCCCGCCGGACGAGCCGGAGTGCCTCGTGCGCGCATCCCTGGCCAGCAAGCTCTGGCTCGACACCCTCTCCGGCCCTCGCTTCGGCGGTCTCTACCGCAAGTTCCATGGAGCTCCGCCTATGTTGGGCTTCATTTACTGCCCGCCCATTTATTCCTCGGGATACAGAAGGGACGAGTACGACAGGGTTCCGTACTACGAACCCGCCACAAAGTTCCGTGCGCGCATTCCCGACGATGACTGGGGGTGCTGGTTCTATGAGCCGTGGGACTGCCGCCATGGCCGCGTTCTCCTTGTGGATGCAACTGCATTAGCCGCCGAGGGGTTAGCCGCCAAGTTCCTCGTTTGGAACCCCTTGACAGGCAGCCGGAGGGAGCTGGATGGGCCCCAAGCTCGAGATATCGTGGAATCCCAGAGCCTTACGGCCGCAGTGATTTGCGCCGTGGCCCGCTGCGACCACCGCGCATGTGAGGAGGGCCCCTTCCGGGTGGTCTTGGTCACCCTGGACAAGAGTGATGTCGGTTGTGTTGCATGCGCATACATATCCTTGCCGCAGATGGGTGAAGGGAGCAAGCCATGCCCTGATCTCTCTCTTGCAGATGAGTGGACTGAGTTGTCCGCTGATCTTGATCTTGTGGGTGTGAGTGCATGCATTGATTTTAAGCCCCAGGTCCTCATCGAAGAAGCACTTTATTTAGTGATTAAGAATGGTGATAGTGGCGTGGCGATAGCTATTCTCAAGTGTGACTTGGCATCTAATTGCTTATCACTGATTGATGTGCCGCCGCTGGAGACTGGCGCAGACGGTGATAGTGAAACTATCCTCATGGCGACGGAGGATGGTAGTTTGGGGTTTGCACGATTGGACATGTTAAACCTCCACCTGTGGTCAAGGCAGATGGGTTTCGACGGGGTTCTGTCATGGAATCAACATAGAGTCATCAATCTGAAAGAACTCCTCCCCATCCAAAATCCCAAGTTAAGACTTACACTGGTTGGATCTGTGGAGGGTAGTGATACCATTTTCGTGACCACAGATCTTGGTATATACGGGATTAATCTCAAGTCACGAAGTGTGAAGAAGCTATGGAAGAGAGAAATCTTTCATTATTTGATGCCATACATGAGTTTCTACACTCCTCGAGGTATGTGTGTATGTCCTTTGTTTTATGATCTGGGAATAATTCTCAAGTAATAACATAAATCAGATCAAAAGTTACATTTCATGTTTCAGTCGTGATACATATATCTTTTAAGCAAACTATGAGTGCTATGTAACACCCGAACGTAACACCTAATTATGCTTATGTCTACCTAATAGGCAATTTTTTAAAGTCATGTTTTCTCCTTTTTTAAATCTCACTGACAACTTTATTTCCAGAAATGGTGAACCCCGCCAATGCGACTCCTTGACTACATATGGTTGGAATATTAATAAGAGAAGCAGGCCACTCTCACCCTGTTTAGGAAAGATCACCACTTGGAGGTGACATGGGTCTTATGATCCGTTGAGTCAGTATTTAGTAGCTGCTTTTGTGCAGCGGTACTTGTTTTCCTATAGTGTGGTGTTGGCTTTTGTCATTAATCTCGTGAATTTAGCTGCGTCATTGCCCGTTGGCGTATGTAACCGGGAATGGATTATCTTGTAATGAATCTCTAATTTCTTGCAGTGTCAGCTACATGATCTGTTGTTTAATTAGCTTAAAAACACATCTTCAGACAGCAGCTCAGTCTTCCCATTTTTAAAACTTTACAGTTTGCTGTACCAGCTTTGATCCAATCTCTATATTATCCCAAAAGAGGTAGCATAGCTAGTATTTTCGGTCTCTCAAGGGATGATGATGTTTCTGCAGTTCTGCATGATTTCTTGCTGACATGTCTTAATTTACGTTGTGAACTTAATTAGTGCTATGTGTCAAGTACCATTGTTACTGTAGTTTTTTAGCAAGCAATGTTACTGAAGAGTATAACACGTAAACTGGAATCTTGAGCTGTACATGCTGATGTGATATGGGCAAATATCTCGTAGAGATTTTATGCTTCAGTAACT includes the following:
- the LOC127308981 gene encoding uncharacterized protein gives rise to the protein MSPPLPDELLEEVFLRLPPDEPECLVRASLASKLWLDTLSGPRFGGLYRKFHGAPPMLGFIYCPPIYSSGYRRDEYDRVPYYEPATKFRARIPDDDWGCWFYEPWDCRHGRVLLVDATALAAEGLAAKFLVWNPLTGSRRELDGPQARDIVESQSLTAAVICAVARCDHRACEEGPFRVVLVTLDKSDVGCVACAYISLPQMGEGSKPCPDLSLADEWTELSADLDLVGVSACIDFKPQVLIEEALYLVIKNGDSGVAIAILKCDLASNCLSLIDVPPLETGADGDSETILMATEDGSLGFARLDMLNLHLWSRQMGFDGVLSWNQHRVINLKELLPIQNPKLRLTLVGSVEGSDTIFVTTDLGIYGINLKSRSVKKLWKREIFHYLMPYMSFYTPREMVNPANATP